A region from the Salvia splendens isolate huo1 chromosome 15, SspV2, whole genome shotgun sequence genome encodes:
- the LOC121766827 gene encoding uncharacterized protein LOC121766827 yields the protein MESAGETKSIAIDSIIPLEDAGLEDSSLPPDSIREAFWKAASAVRSIVSDEGGCVEDPWEESSYEGCVVEKGGGWTEAAGDRVVVVGDAEEKVDDYVIWDIGP from the coding sequence ATGGAGTCGGCGGGAGAAACTAAATCGATTGCAATCGATAGCATCATTCCGCTGGAAGACGCCGGCCTTGAGGACAGTTCCCTACCGCCGGATTCCATCAGGGAGGCATTTTGGAAGGCAGCCTCAGCCGTGAGATCGATCGTTTCGGACGAAGGCGGATGCGTGGAAGATCCATGGGAAGAGTCCTCCTACGAGGGCTGCGTGGTGGAGAAAGGCGGCGGATGGACGGAGGCGGCGGGAGATagagtggtggtggtgggggatGCGGAAGAGAAAGTGGATGACTATGTGATTTGGGATATAGGTCCATGA
- the LOC121767968 gene encoding monothiol glutaredoxin-S2-like has product MDTIVKLGSESPVVIFSKSNCCMSHTIDTLIRGYGANPRVYELDRMDEGDKMEKELMALGCNPSVPAVFINKEFVGGSNEVMSLNIRGKLKPLLIKANAIWV; this is encoded by the coding sequence ATGGATACCATTGTTAAGTTAGGAAGTGAAAGTCCAGTGGTGATATTCAGCAAGAGCAATTGCTGCATGTCGCATACGATTGATACGTTGATACGGGGCTACGGGGCGAACCCTAGGGTTTATGAGCTCGACCGGATGGACGAGGGGGACAAAATGGAAAAGGAATTGATGGCATTGGGGTGCAACCCTAGCGTGCCGGCTGTGTTCATAAACAAGGAGTTCGTAGGTGGCTCGAATGAGGTCATGAGCCTCAATATTAGAGGCAAGCTCAAGCCCTTGCTCATCAAGGCCAATGCTATTTGGGTATAG